One window of Streptomyces sp. NBC_00273 genomic DNA carries:
- a CDS encoding GntR family transcriptional regulator: MPAERTATHTVPVAAARRRRLRADQARQLADLLRHQILVGGYPNGVLPLEGELADSYGAGRNTVRQALDLLRGERLVERRPGVGTVVVCEKYPHGLDRLQGLAETLNEHGRVTNEVRTVGPVRAPAPVAGRLGLPEHADVLYIERLRRLNGLPLSLDLTYVPMDIGAGLLGCDLENTDVFRLLEQLTGQPLGHAEITLEAVNADAHSAAVLQAPRGAAVLMLERLTHLGDGRPVDLEFIRFRGDRITMSGLLRRSL; this comes from the coding sequence ATGCCAGCCGAACGAACCGCCACGCACACCGTCCCGGTCGCCGCCGCGCGCCGGCGGCGACTGCGCGCGGACCAGGCACGGCAGCTCGCCGACCTCCTGCGCCACCAGATCCTGGTGGGCGGCTACCCCAACGGGGTCCTCCCCCTGGAGGGAGAGCTCGCCGACTCCTACGGCGCCGGCCGCAACACCGTCCGCCAGGCCCTCGACCTGCTGCGCGGCGAGCGGCTCGTGGAGCGCCGCCCGGGCGTGGGCACCGTCGTGGTCTGCGAGAAGTACCCGCACGGCCTGGACCGCCTGCAAGGCCTGGCCGAGACCCTGAACGAGCACGGCCGGGTGACCAACGAGGTCCGCACCGTCGGCCCCGTCCGCGCCCCCGCCCCGGTCGCCGGGCGGCTCGGCCTGCCCGAGCACGCCGACGTGCTCTACATCGAACGGCTGCGGCGCCTCAACGGGCTGCCGCTCTCCCTCGACCTCACCTACGTCCCGATGGACATCGGCGCCGGACTGCTCGGCTGCGACCTGGAGAACACCGACGTCTTCCGGCTCCTGGAGCAGCTGACCGGGCAGCCGCTCGGGCACGCCGAGATCACCCTCGAGGCCGTCAACGCCGACGCGCACTCCGCCGCCGTCCTCCAGGCCCCGCGCGGGGCCGCCGTCCTGATGCTGGAGCGCCTCACCCACCTGGGCGACGGCCGGCCCGTGGACCTGGAGTTCATCCGCTTCCGCGGCGACCGGATCACCATGAGCGGCCTGCTGCGCCGCTCCCTCTGA
- the fahA gene encoding fumarylacetoacetase encodes MPQQSPLDVPEGDPFGPHNLPYGVFSTAADDRRRVGVRIGGFVLDAGAAAAALGSPFAGLLGRDSLNPLLGAGHTAWRDVRRALTAWVTDPGHRPTVEPHLVPLDEVTLHLPYEVADYVDFYASEHHATNVGKMFRPDGDALTPNWKHLPIGYHGRSGTIVVSGTDVVRPSGQRKAPTDPAPVFGPSVKLDIEAEVGFVVGTPSELGRPVALGDFEEHVFGLFLLNDWSARDIQAWEYVPLGPFLGKSFATSVSAWVTPLEALDAARVAPPARDFPLQPYLDDADFDRPGGFDLRITVSINGQEVAQPPFATMYWTAAQQLAHMTVNGASLRTGDVFGSGTVSGPEVGQRGSLLELTWNGRDAIELTDGKRTFLEDGDTVTLTAWAPGPDGTRVGLGEVTGRIVGAR; translated from the coding sequence ATGCCCCAGCAGAGCCCCCTCGATGTCCCCGAGGGCGACCCGTTCGGGCCGCACAACCTCCCCTACGGCGTCTTCTCGACCGCCGCGGACGACCGGCGACGGGTCGGCGTGCGCATCGGCGGATTCGTCCTCGACGCGGGGGCGGCCGCGGCCGCGCTCGGCTCCCCGTTCGCGGGCCTGCTCGGACGGGACTCCCTCAACCCGCTGCTGGGCGCCGGCCACACCGCCTGGCGCGACGTGCGCCGCGCGCTGACCGCCTGGGTGACCGACCCCGGCCACCGCCCCACCGTCGAGCCGCACCTGGTACCGCTCGACGAGGTCACCCTGCACCTCCCGTACGAGGTCGCCGACTACGTCGACTTCTACGCGAGCGAGCACCACGCCACCAACGTCGGGAAGATGTTCCGCCCGGACGGCGACGCCCTGACGCCCAACTGGAAGCACCTGCCCATCGGCTACCACGGCCGCTCCGGCACGATCGTGGTCTCCGGCACCGACGTCGTGCGCCCCAGCGGCCAGCGCAAGGCGCCCACCGACCCGGCGCCCGTCTTCGGCCCCTCCGTCAAGCTCGACATCGAGGCCGAGGTCGGCTTCGTCGTCGGCACCCCCTCCGAGCTGGGCCGCCCGGTGGCGCTGGGCGACTTCGAGGAGCACGTCTTCGGGCTGTTCCTGCTCAACGACTGGTCGGCGCGCGACATCCAGGCCTGGGAGTACGTGCCGCTCGGCCCGTTCCTCGGCAAGTCCTTCGCCACGTCCGTCTCCGCCTGGGTCACCCCGCTGGAGGCCCTCGACGCGGCACGCGTCGCCCCGCCCGCCCGGGACTTCCCGCTCCAGCCCTACCTGGACGACGCCGACTTCGACCGCCCCGGCGGCTTCGACCTGCGCATCACCGTCTCCATCAACGGGCAGGAAGTGGCGCAGCCGCCCTTCGCCACCATGTACTGGACGGCCGCCCAGCAGCTCGCCCACATGACCGTCAACGGCGCCTCCCTGCGCACCGGCGACGTCTTCGGCTCCGGCACCGTCAGCGGTCCCGAGGTCGGCCAGCGCGGCTCGCTGCTGGAGCTCACCTGGAACGGCCGCGACGCCATCGAGCTCACCGACGGCAAGCGCACCTTCCTGGAGGACGGGGACACCGTCACCCTCACCGCCTGGGCCCCCGGCCCGGACGGCACGCGCGTCGGCCTCGGCGAGGTCACCGGCCGCATCGTGGGCGCCCGCTAG
- a CDS encoding 4Fe-4S dicluster domain-containing protein, with translation MPVVPQRGDVPVTIDESLCIDGCTLCVDMCPLDSLAIREDNGKAYMHVDECWYCGPCAARCPTGAVTVNMPYLLR, from the coding sequence ATGCCCGTGGTGCCCCAGCGCGGCGACGTGCCCGTGACCATCGACGAGTCCCTGTGCATCGACGGCTGCACGCTCTGCGTCGACATGTGTCCGCTCGACTCGCTCGCGATCCGCGAGGACAACGGCAAGGCCTACATGCACGTCGACGAGTGCTGGTACTGCGGCCCGTGCGCCGCCCGCTGTCCCACCGGCGCGGTCACCGTCAACATGCCCTACCTGCTCCGGTGA